The genomic segment TTCCGCGACGGCACCAGCGGGCAGGACACCTACGGGGCCGGGCGCTACCTCGACGCGCCGCTGGCCCGCACCCCGGAGGGATTGCGGGTGAGCCTCGACTTCAACCTCGCCTACCACCCGTACTGCGCGTATGGGGACGGGTGGACGTGCCCGCTGCCGCCGCGCGAGCACTGGCTGCCGGTCCCGGTGCGGGCGGGGGAGCGGCTGCCGGAAGCGGAGCAGCCTTAACTCAGGACCCGTCGCCTCCGACCTCTGGACCCCCCACCAGTCCCGGATCAGGCCACAGCCGCAGATTGGCCGGTCCCGCCACGTCGCGCAGGTCCACCGGGCCATAGGCGCGGGAATCCAGACTCTCCCCGATCAGGCGGTTGTCGCCCAGCACCCAGACCTTGCCGGGAGGCACCCGCAGGGGCGGCTGGTCGCTCAGCACGCCGTCGTTGACGTAGCTTTCGGCCAGCACGCGGCCATTCACGACGACCTGACTGTCGCGGATTTCGACCGTCTCGCCGGGGAGGGCGATCAGGCGCTTGACGTTGTAGGGACGGTAGCGCAGCCCCAGCCGGGTGTCGTAGCTGTAGGGGCTGTCGGCGGGGGCCTTGAAGATCAGCAGGTCGCCGCGCTGCGGGTAAGGGGTGGGCAGGCCCCAGGCCCGCAGCCAGCGCGGGTACTTGAGCAGCAGCAAGAGGTCGCGGTTATGGAGGGTCGGCTCCATCGAGTCGCCGTCCACCCGCGCCAGGGTCGCCCCGAAGGTGGTCGCCAGCCACACCGGGAACAGGGCTCCCAGAATCCAGACCCGCCAGACCTCGCGCCAGCCGCCGGAGACTCGCGGAGAAGGGGCGGGCGGCGTCACGCGGGGCATGCTAGAGCATTTGCCGCCAGGGGGCCGCCGCCTTCACCGCCACTTCAGAGTCTGGGCGTGGGGCCGGGGCGGGGGCTAGGCTGGGGCGCATGACCGCTCAGGAACTCATCGTCGAGAAGTACCACGAGGGACAGGGCACCCCGGCGCAGGTGGGCAAGATGGTCCGGGTCCACTACACCGGCACGCTGGAGAACGGCCAGAAGTTCGACTCCAGCCGCGACCGGGGCGAGCCCATCGAGTTCCCGCTGGGCGTGGGTTACGTCATCCCCGGCTGGGATCAGGGCATCGCGCAATTGCGGGTGGGCGACAAGGCGCGGCTGACCATTCCCGGTCACCTCGCCTACGGGGCGGCGGGCGTTCCCGGCGTGATTCCGCCGGGCGCGACGCTGATTTTCGACGTGGAACTGGTAGACGTGCGGTAAGGGAAGCGGCCAGTCGCCAGCCTCCGGCGGCCAGAAAGACGGGCGCCCCGCATCTCGCACGTGGGGCGTTGTTTTGGCAGGTGAAGGCAACTTTCCCATCCGACGTGCAGGATCTTCGGTGAAGGTGGGGAGTAGAGAGGCAGAAGGCTCAAGGGACTTCCCCCTGGCCTTCTGCCTTCCGCCTTCTGCACCCCTCGCCAGAGGTCTATTCCTCGTTCTCGTCCAGCGTGTCGCCCATCCGGGGGATGGGGTCACCGTCCGGAATTTTCATGTTGCCCTGCTCGTCGATCCCGCCCGTGCCCTCGTAGCCGAGGTCGGTGGTGCCGGGGCTGTCCTGCACCACGCCCGACTGCGGGGTGGGGAATTTGGTGGCGCTCTCCGAATCGGTGCTGCGCTGCTCCTGGGGGGCGTCGTTCTGCTCGTCGCTGCGGCGTCCGGTCATGGGGGCACGCTAGGCCGGGGCACGGGCGGGTGCGTGTGCCGGGCGTGAAGCGGGGTTCACGGGGCTACAATCGCCTCACCCATGTCCAGATTGCTCATTCTGTTGACGGCCGCGCTGTCCGCCGCTCCGGCCCTGGCCCAGACGCCCGCCCCCACGCCCCTACCCCTTCTGGCTCAGGCGGCCAAGCCTGCCGCGATCCAGCCCATCCCCGCGAACGTGCTGCGCGTGCGCTACGTGCGGCCCGACGGCCAGTACGCGGGCTGGGGCCTGCATGCCTGGGAAGACACCACCGCCCAGGTGGAATGGAGTAAGCCCCTTCCCCCCACCGGGCAGGACGCGGGCGGCGTGTACTGGGACCTGCCGCTCAAGCCGGGCGCCCGGAAGGTCGGATTGATTGTCCACAAGGGCGACACCAAGGACCCCGGCGCCGACCAGTTCGCGGACCTCACCAAGGGACGCGAGGTGCTGATTCAGAGCGGCAAGGCGGAACTGGCCTACGTCTCCCCGGAGCCGCCCGTCCCCGCCGGAAGCGCCCGCGTGAACTACTACCGCCCCGACGGCAACTATGCGGGCTGGGGCCTCCACGTCTGGGAGGGTGCGAAGACGCCGACCGAGTGGGCCAAGCCTCTCCCGCAGACCGGGACGAACTCCTTCGGCGTGTACTGGGACGTGCCCATGAAAGACGGCTGGCAGAAACTGAACTTCATCGTGCACAAGGGCGACGAGAAGGACCCCGGCCCCGACCAGAGCCTCGCGCAGACCGCCGGGAACCAGGCCTGGGTCGTGAGCGGCAAGCCCGAGGTCTACACCACCCGCCCCGACACCAGCGTCCGCACGGTGGGTGACCTGACCAAGCAGCAGGCGATCATGGTGGGCGCGGACCTCGTGGCGGTGCGGCCCGAGTTGGTGCAGCCCGGTGCCCTCCTGACCCTGCACACCTCGCCCACCGCCGCGCTGAAGCTCACCCCGGCGGGCGTGGAGGGCGGCGACACGCTGACCCTGCTGCCGGTAGAGGGCGGGATGACCCCGGCGCTGCGTGCCCAGGTGCCCCACCTGGCGACCTACGCCCTGCTGCGGGTGCGCGAGGAGGACCGCGCCCAAATCGGCGCCGCCCTGCGCGGCCAGCTTGCCGTGAGCAGCGCCCTGCCCGACGGCACCCTGCTGGGCGCGACCGGGGTGCAACCCGCCCGTGCGCTGGACGCCCTGTACGCCTATGACGGTCCCCTCGGCGTGACCTGGGCGGGGGGGCGCCCCACCCTGCGCCTGTGGGCACCCACCGCGCAGGACGTGAAGCTGCGCCTTTCCAATGCGGACGGCAGCGGCGAGCGCACCGTCGCCCTCACCCGCGACGCGAAGGGCGTCTGGAGTGCGACGGGCGAGCCGGGCTGGAAGGGCCTGGGCTACCGCTACGAGGTGCGCGTCTTCGCGCCCAGTACCGGGAAGGTCGAGACCAACCTCGTCACCGATCCCTACGCGGTGGCGCTGAGCCTGAACTCCACGCGCGGGATCATCGCGGACCTGAACGACGCGGCCATGAAGCCCAAGGGTTGGGACACCCTGAAAAAGCCCGAGCTGGCGAGCGTCTCCGACCTCAGCCTGTATGAACTGCATGTGCGGGATTTCAGCGTGCTGGACCAGACGGTCCCGGCCGCGCAGCGTGGGACATACCTCGCCTTTACCCAGGGCAGCAGCGCGGGCATGAAGCACCTGGGGTCGCTGGCAGACGCGGGCCTGAAGGCGGTTCACCTCCTACCCACATTCGACATTGCGACGATCAATGAGGACAAACGGACGTGGCGTACCACGCCGCCCGATATTTCCACTCTGCCTCCGAACAGCGAGCAGCAACAGCAACTCGTCACCAACGTCAAGGACCAGGACGGATTCAACTGGGGCTACGACCCCTACCACTACACCGTGCCGGAAGGCAGCTACGCGGTGAACCCGGCGCAGCGGACCCTGGAATACCGCCAGATGGTCGCGGCGCTGAACGGGGCCGGGCTGCGGGTCGTGCAGGACGTGGTGTACAACCACACGAACGCCTCGGGGCAGGCCGAGCGCAGCGTGCTGGACAGGATTGTGCCGGGGTACTACCACCGCCTCAATCTGGACGGTGCGGTGGAGACGAGCACCTGCTGCGCGAACACCGCCTCCGAGCACCGGATGATGGAAAAGCTGATGATCGACTCGCTGCTGACCTGGGCGCGGCAGTACAAGGTCGACGGCTTCCGCTTCGACCTGATGGGCCACCACATGCTCGTCAACATGGGGAACGTGCGCCGGGCGCTCGACGGCCTGACCCTGCAGAAGGACGGCGTGGACGGCCGGAAGATCTACGTCTACGGCGAGGGCTGGGACTTCGGGGAGGTCGAGAAGAACAAGCGGGGCGTGAACGCGACCCAGCTCAACCTCCACGGGCAGGGCATCGGCACCTTCAACGACCGCATCCGGGACGCGGTGCGGGGCGGCAACCCCTTCGGCGGGCTTCAGGACCAGGGCTTCGCCACCGGCCTCTTCACCCTGCCCAACGGTCTGCCGCAGAACACCGACCGGGCGCGGGCGCTCGCGCTGGCCGACCTCGTGCGGATCGGCCTGACCGGGAACCTGCGCGACTACCGCCTGACCAATGCGGCGGGCCAGACGGTCGCAGGCAAGGACCTCTCCTACAACGGGGCGCCCGCCGGGTACGCGGCCACTCCGCGCGAGACGATCAACTACGCCTCGGCGCACGACAACCAGACCCTCTGGGACGCCGTGCTGCTCAAGGCGCCGCGCACGGCGACGACCGCGCAGCGCGTCCGCATGAACAACCTCGCCGTGAGCGTGGTTGGGCTGGGACAGGGCATTCCCTTCTTCCACGCGGGCGAGGAACGGCTGCGCTCCAAGAGCTTCGATGGCGACTCGTACAACAGCGGCGACTGGTTCAACGCGATCAGTTGGACGGGCGCGGACAACGGCTTCGGCCGGGGCCTCCCGCCCGCCGAGAAGAACGAGGGCAACTGGCCGCTCTACCGCACCCTGCTGGCCGACCCGAAGCTCAGGGTCACGCCTGCCGACGCCACCCGTGCCACCGACCACTTCCGCGAAACGCTCCAGATTCGCGCCAGCTCCAAGCTCTTCCGGCTGGAGACGGGAGCGCAGGTGTCCCAGGCGCTGACCTTCCTGAACACCGGGCCGAACCAGACGCCCGGCGTGATCGTGATGAAGCTCAGCGGGCAGCCCGGCCAGGGCCAGCCGTACCGGGACATCGTGGTGGTGTTCAACGGGAGCGGTCAGGCCGTGAACTTCGCCCACGCCAGCCTGCGGAACCTGCGGCTCGATCTGCACCCGGTCCTGGCGAAGTCCAGCGACCCGGTGGTGCGCGGCGCGAAAGCGCAGGGAGGCACGCTGAACGTCCCCGCGCTGACGACGGCGGTGTTCGTCGGGAAGTAACCCCCAGCCCCGTGGCGGCCTGTCTCCGGTTGGGGACGGGCCGCCTCCCTTTGGGCCTAAACTCGCCCCATGCCTACTCCCATCCCCGTGATTCTCGACGGTGACCCCGGCCTCGACGACGCCATCGCGTGGCTGCTCGCCTTCGCCAGCCCGGAGGAACTGGACATCCTCGCCCTCACGACCGTGCACGGCAACGTGGGGCTGGACCGGACCACCCGCAACGCCGGGGTGACGCTGGCGCTGGCCGGGGCCGACGTGCCCGTGTACGCGGGGGCCGACCGCCCACTGCTGCGCGACCCGGTCACGGCGGCCAACGTCCACGGCGAGACGGGCCTGCCCGCCGCCGATCTGCCGGAGCCGTCGCGGGGGCCAGAGGCGGAGCACGCGGTCAACTTCATCGTGCGAACGGTGCGCGAACGGCCCGGCGAGATCACGCTGGTGGCGACCGGGCCGCTGACGAACGTGGCCCTCGCCTTCCGACTGGCCCCCGACCTGCCGGGGAAGGTGCGCGAGGTCGTGTGGATGGGGGGCAGCACCGGCGAGGGGAACCGCACGCCCTCCGCCGAGTTCAACGCGCTGGCCGACCCGCACGCGGCACAGATCGTGCTGGCTGCGGGGGCGCGGGTGCGGATGTTCGGCCTGAACGCGACCATGCAGGCGGTTGCCACGCCGGGGCGCGTGGAGCGGCTGCGTGAGCTGGGCAACCGGGCGGGCCGGGTCAGCGCCGAGCTGCTGACCTTCTACGCGGGCATCTACCACGAACGCTACGGCATGACGGGCGGAGCGCTCCACGACCCCCTCGCCGTGGCCGCCACCCTCCGCCCGGAGCTGTGCCGGATGCAGCCCATGCATGTGCAGGTGGAAACGCACGAGGGGCTGAACTTCGGGCGCACTGTCTGCGACCGCTACGGGGTGACGGAGAAAACCGCCAATGTCGAGGTAGCGGTAGAGGTGGACGACGGGGCCTTTTTTGAGCTGCTGCTGGAGCGGGTGGGAAGGCTGGGGTAGGGGGAGTTGTGGCGGGGCGACGGTCACATGCCCCCTCTGCTTCGCAGCTTTACAAGTCACCCCGTTGCTTCGCAACGCCCATCTCTGCCAGCAGCGCTACGAGTCCCGCTGGGGAAGAGGAGTCAACTGACGCTCCAGCTTTTGCTTTCTTTTCCCTGTGTCAGCCGCCCGAAGCGTCCCCACCTTGCAACCTGACTTTCCAGTCAGACGAGCCGAACGGCTCGTCTGCGCCGAGGCATTTGGTTGGGCGGGACTTGCAAAGCTGCGAAGCAGAGGATGGCGTGGAAGGGGAAACCGGGATGGAGCAAGCGACGCCGAAACAAGGGGGCACGACCTTCGCCCAGCGCAGCGCCGCTCCCCAGCCCCCCCTGGAGGGAGGGGCTAGGGGTGGGGGTAAGCCGAATCAAGACAGCTTGCCCACCATGACGCCCTCCTCATCCGCCCCCATCGCCTCGAACCGCCCGCGAAACAACCAGTACGTTTCCTCCGCGACGTGCAGCGCTCCTGCCCCCTCATTCCGCGCCCGCACCCGCCGCAACGCCTCCTCATCCGGCACGGCGAGCACGTGGAAGGTCAGCGGCACGCCCAACCCGGCGGCCCTCGCCCGCAGCGCGTCCCGACTCGCCCGCGTCCAGAAGCCGTGGTCCAGAATGACGGGCACCCCCAACTCCAACGCCCGCACCCACTGCGTTTCCATCAGCTCCAGCACCCGCGAGTGATAGACCGGGAAGAGGTCAGCGGGCGGGTCCTGACCGTACAGGGCGACCATCCACTCGTCGCTGGTAAAGCGCATTCCCGGCAGTTCCTGCTCCAGCCGCCGGGCGAAGGTGGTCTTGCCGCTGCCGATAAAGCCGTGCAGGGCGTGGATACGCGGCTCAGCCATCCGCCTCCCCCACCCGCAGCGCCACCCGCTCGCCCCCCGGCAGGCGGTAGGCGGTGAGGAGCCGGGCAGGCAGGTCCGCGATCACGTAGGGCACCGGGTAGGCGGCCAGCCGGGTATCCGCATCGCTGGGCCAGGCCGGGCCGCGCGGGTGGCTGTGGTACAGGGCCACCAGCGTCTGCCCGCCGAGCTGCATCGCCCGCAGCGCCCTGAGGAGGTGGCCGGGGTCGGCGAGGTAGGTCCGCTCGGGGTCAGGCGCGATGTTCGGCAGGGGATAGAGGGCGGCGGCGTGCGTGGCCTCGCCGCGTGCGTGCCCGCCGAGCGCCCCCACACACTCGCGCGGGGCGTCGCGGCGGGCGTGCGCCCACAGCGCGTCCGCGAGGGCGGGGGGCAGGATCAGGGTCACCCCGGCATTATCCATGCCGCACCCAGGGCGCGGCCCATCACGTCCCCGTCACAGGTGGGCAGCCCGAAAAGCGGCGCTGGGCGCGGGCGGCGCGGGCATGGGGTGGGCTACACTGCGGGCTATGGCGAAGGCTCGTGCAAAAACGGCTCCTCCCCCCAGTCGGTTCGACGGGGAGGCGCTGGGCCTGGTGCTGTTCGCACTGGGCATCTTTCTGGCAGTGACCCTGCTGCTGCCACAGTTCTTCACGGGCGGCGGCATCATGGCGCAGGCGAATGGAGCCCTCACCGGCTGGCTGGGCTGGGGCGCCGGCCTGCTGCCGCTGGTGCCGGTGTGCTACGGGGTGCTGGTGTTTCTGGGCCGCGACCTCTCCGGCCTGACCCGGCGGGTGCTGGGCGGCGCGGTGGTGGTGGCGGCCCTGCTTGCCCTGCACGAGGTTTTCGTGCCGGGGGCCGCCGGGGAAGGGGCCGCGCGGGTGATGGCCCCGCTCACGGGAGCGCTGAGCTACGCCGCCGCCCTGCTGCCGCTGGTGGTGCTGACCCTGGGCGTCGAGATCATGCTGCGGATGCCGCCCTTCACGCTGCTCAAGGGCTTTTTCCGGGGCGTCAGCGTGCTGCTGGGCGGCGGGGCGACCGCGGTGCAGGGGGCCATTGAAGCGCGGCAAGACGGGCGCGAGGCGGCGCGGGCACGGGGTGGGGTGCGGCAGGCGCTGGCGGCGCAGACGCGCGAACTCGAAGCCCTGCGTCGCCTCTACCCCAGTGCCCAGGCCCTGCGCGACCAGCAGGAGGAGATTCGCGCCGCCACCCGCGACCTGCGCCGCCAGGACGAGTCGGGCCTCAAGGGGCTGGAAGGCGACCTGAAAGCCTGGCGCGAGGTCACCGGAACCTTCGTGGGGAACGCCGCCCGCGACCTGCGGGCCGAGGTGACCGCCGAGGCCCCCGATGCGGGTGCCCAGGCCGAGGCCGCCGCGAACGAGGTCCGGGCCGGGCGCCACGAGCTGTGCGTGGAGTTGCCCGGCACCCTGGCGAGCGGGGCGCTGGAGCGGCAGCGGCGGGGGCTCGTGACCGACCTGCAACGCCTCGCCGCCCGCGCCGGAAAGTTGGAGCGCGAGCGGCAGGCCGCCGAGAAGGCCCTCGCCAAGCCCGACGCGGGGGTGCTGGCCCGCGAGCAGGCCGCGCACCGCGAGCGGGCCAAAGCCTGGCGCGAGTTGGCGGAAGACTTCACCACCTGGCGAGCACGCGAGCGCCATTATCCCGGCTGGCCCGACCTCGCGGCGGCCTTCGACCGGGCCCCCACCGAACTCGCCGCTGCCCTCGCGGAGGCGCTCGCCAGCGATCCGGGCGGCACCCTGGCCGACCAGCCGGAGTGGCGGGCACGGCTGGAGCGGGCACAGCAGGACGCCCTCGAACGCGCGGCGGCGATGGCCGTGGGCGCGGCGCCGCTGAGCCAGACCGCTCCCACCCGGCCGGACACCGAAGATGCGGCAGTCGCTCCCACGCTGGACTTCGACTTCACCCGCCCGGAAACCGGGGAGGAGACGGCGGACGAGCCCGCCTCTCCCCTTTCCTCCTCCCCGGCGGCTGGCCCCAGCACGACGGTCCTCTCTGCCGTCCCGCCCGAGCCCGGCGTGCTGCTGGGGACCGGGACCGACGGGGTGCGGGCCGCGCCTCCCCGCCCGGCCCCGCAGCCCCAGCCCGAGGTCAAACCCGCCGCCCCCTGGGAGAGCGCCGAACCCGAGCGCCGCCGCCCGGCCCAGGGCGCGACCGACATCGCGCTGCCGGGCTACGACCTGCTCGACCCCATTCCGGTGGGGACGGTCAACCCGGCTGCCCTTCAGGTCGCCGCGCAGCAGCGGGCCGCCGTGATCGACCAGACGCTGCGGCATTTCGGCCTCCAGGCCCGTGTGGTGGACTTCGCGCGGGGGCCGACCGTCACCCGCTACGAGATCGAGCCCGCACCCGGTGAGAAGATCAGCCGCATCGCCAGCCTCTCGAACGACCTCGCCCGCGCCCTCGCCGTGGGGGGCGTGCGCGTGGAGGCCCCGGTGCCGGGCAAGAGCGTGATCGGCCTGGAGGTGCCCAACCTCGAACGCGAGCCGGTCACCTTTCATCAGGCGGCGGCGGCCCCGACCTTCCGGGGCACGCGGGCCAAGCTGCCCATCATCCTGGGCAAGAGCATTGACGGCGAGCTGATGGTCGGCGACCTCGCCAAGATGCCGCACCTCCTGATCGCGGGGTCGACCGGCTCGGGCAAGTCGGTGTGCGTCAACACGCTGATCACGTCGCTGCTGTACCGCTACCTGCCCACCGAACTGCGCTTCCTG from the Deinococcus sp. NW-56 genome contains:
- the lepB gene encoding signal peptidase I is translated as MPRVTPPAPSPRVSGGWREVWRVWILGALFPVWLATTFGATLARVDGDSMEPTLHNRDLLLLLKYPRWLRAWGLPTPYPQRGDLLIFKAPADSPYSYDTRLGLRYRPYNVKRLIALPGETVEIRDSQVVVNGRVLAESYVNDGVLSDQPPLRVPPGKVWVLGDNRLIGESLDSRAYGPVDLRDVAGPANLRLWPDPGLVGGPEVGGDGS
- a CDS encoding FKBP-type peptidyl-prolyl cis-trans isomerase, whose protein sequence is MTAQELIVEKYHEGQGTPAQVGKMVRVHYTGTLENGQKFDSSRDRGEPIEFPLGVGYVIPGWDQGIAQLRVGDKARLTIPGHLAYGAAGVPGVIPPGATLIFDVELVDVR
- the pulA gene encoding pullulanase-type alpha-1,6-glucosidase, which codes for MSRLLILLTAALSAAPALAQTPAPTPLPLLAQAAKPAAIQPIPANVLRVRYVRPDGQYAGWGLHAWEDTTAQVEWSKPLPPTGQDAGGVYWDLPLKPGARKVGLIVHKGDTKDPGADQFADLTKGREVLIQSGKAELAYVSPEPPVPAGSARVNYYRPDGNYAGWGLHVWEGAKTPTEWAKPLPQTGTNSFGVYWDVPMKDGWQKLNFIVHKGDEKDPGPDQSLAQTAGNQAWVVSGKPEVYTTRPDTSVRTVGDLTKQQAIMVGADLVAVRPELVQPGALLTLHTSPTAALKLTPAGVEGGDTLTLLPVEGGMTPALRAQVPHLATYALLRVREEDRAQIGAALRGQLAVSSALPDGTLLGATGVQPARALDALYAYDGPLGVTWAGGRPTLRLWAPTAQDVKLRLSNADGSGERTVALTRDAKGVWSATGEPGWKGLGYRYEVRVFAPSTGKVETNLVTDPYAVALSLNSTRGIIADLNDAAMKPKGWDTLKKPELASVSDLSLYELHVRDFSVLDQTVPAAQRGTYLAFTQGSSAGMKHLGSLADAGLKAVHLLPTFDIATINEDKRTWRTTPPDISTLPPNSEQQQQLVTNVKDQDGFNWGYDPYHYTVPEGSYAVNPAQRTLEYRQMVAALNGAGLRVVQDVVYNHTNASGQAERSVLDRIVPGYYHRLNLDGAVETSTCCANTASEHRMMEKLMIDSLLTWARQYKVDGFRFDLMGHHMLVNMGNVRRALDGLTLQKDGVDGRKIYVYGEGWDFGEVEKNKRGVNATQLNLHGQGIGTFNDRIRDAVRGGNPFGGLQDQGFATGLFTLPNGLPQNTDRARALALADLVRIGLTGNLRDYRLTNAAGQTVAGKDLSYNGAPAGYAATPRETINYASAHDNQTLWDAVLLKAPRTATTAQRVRMNNLAVSVVGLGQGIPFFHAGEERLRSKSFDGDSYNSGDWFNAISWTGADNGFGRGLPPAEKNEGNWPLYRTLLADPKLRVTPADATRATDHFRETLQIRASSKLFRLETGAQVSQALTFLNTGPNQTPGVIVMKLSGQPGQGQPYRDIVVVFNGSGQAVNFAHASLRNLRLDLHPVLAKSSDPVVRGAKAQGGTLNVPALTTAVFVGK
- a CDS encoding nucleoside hydrolase, yielding MPTPIPVILDGDPGLDDAIAWLLAFASPEELDILALTTVHGNVGLDRTTRNAGVTLALAGADVPVYAGADRPLLRDPVTAANVHGETGLPAADLPEPSRGPEAEHAVNFIVRTVRERPGEITLVATGPLTNVALAFRLAPDLPGKVREVVWMGGSTGEGNRTPSAEFNALADPHAAQIVLAAGARVRMFGLNATMQAVATPGRVERLRELGNRAGRVSAELLTFYAGIYHERYGMTGGALHDPLAVAATLRPELCRMQPMHVQVETHEGLNFGRTVCDRYGVTEKTANVEVAVEVDDGAFFELLLERVGRLG
- a CDS encoding AAA family ATPase; the protein is MAEPRIHALHGFIGSGKTTFARRLEQELPGMRFTSDEWMVALYGQDPPADLFPVYHSRVLELMETQWVRALELGVPVILDHGFWTRASRDALRARAAGLGVPLTFHVLAVPDEEALRRVRARNEGAGALHVAEETYWLFRGRFEAMGADEEGVMVGKLS
- a CDS encoding Mov34/MPN/PAD-1 family protein, coding for MDNAGVTLILPPALADALWAHARRDAPRECVGALGGHARGEATHAAALYPLPNIAPDPERTYLADPGHLLRALRAMQLGGQTLVALYHSHPRGPAWPSDADTRLAAYPVPYVIADLPARLLTAYRLPGGERVALRVGEADG
- a CDS encoding DNA translocase FtsK; the encoded protein is MAKARAKTAPPPSRFDGEALGLVLFALGIFLAVTLLLPQFFTGGGIMAQANGALTGWLGWGAGLLPLVPVCYGVLVFLGRDLSGLTRRVLGGAVVVAALLALHEVFVPGAAGEGAARVMAPLTGALSYAAALLPLVVLTLGVEIMLRMPPFTLLKGFFRGVSVLLGGGATAVQGAIEARQDGREAARARGGVRQALAAQTRELEALRRLYPSAQALRDQQEEIRAATRDLRRQDESGLKGLEGDLKAWREVTGTFVGNAARDLRAEVTAEAPDAGAQAEAAANEVRAGRHELCVELPGTLASGALERQRRGLVTDLQRLAARAGKLERERQAAEKALAKPDAGVLAREQAAHRERAKAWRELAEDFTTWRARERHYPGWPDLAAAFDRAPTELAAALAEALASDPGGTLADQPEWRARLERAQQDALERAAAMAVGAAPLSQTAPTRPDTEDAAVAPTLDFDFTRPETGEETADEPASPLSSSPAAGPSTTVLSAVPPEPGVLLGTGTDGVRAAPPRPAPQPQPEVKPAAPWESAEPERRRPAQGATDIALPGYDLLDPIPVGTVNPAALQVAAQQRAAVIDQTLRHFGLQARVVDFARGPTVTRYEIEPAPGEKISRIASLSNDLARALAVGGVRVEAPVPGKSVIGLEVPNLEREPVTFHQAAAAPTFRGTRAKLPIILGKSIDGELMVGDLAKMPHLLIAGSTGSGKSVCVNTLITSLLYRYLPTELRFLMVDPKMVELTPYDGIPHLVRPVVTNPMDAAGVLLGAVAHMERRYKMMSQVGAKNLEQYNAKMRQVGETELPHLVIIIDELADLMITSPKEVESAIMRLAQMARATGMHLVLATQRPSVDILTSLIKVNVPARIAFAVSSSHDSRTILDSVGAERLTGMGDMLFYQPGLIKPVRLQGPYISEVESARVADELRRQVFDDAFVEAYGSDFEGAPEASGPGPDKANMDFSDPLLRQAALICIEEGQGSVSRLQRRLSVGHARAGKLMDMLEAMGIVSKHQGSKPRDVLITEADLPEYFGR